In Streptomyces sp. DG2A-72, one genomic interval encodes:
- the efeU gene encoding iron uptake transporter permease EfeU codes for MFSNYLIGLREGLEASLVVCILIAYLVKTDRRDALKPIWTGIGVAVALALGFGCALEFGSQELTFEAQEALGGSLSILAVCLVTWMVFWMRRTARHLKADLHGKLDAALQMGTGALVATAFLAVGREGLETALFVWASVRAAGDGTPRPLVGVALGIATAIVLGWLFYRGALRINLAKFFTWTGAMLVVVAAGVLAYGFHDLQEADWLPGLNSKAFDISGTIPPDSWYGTLLKGIFNFQPDPTVLQVTVWLLYLIPTLALFFAPVGFASGKGKVADEQGSRPSKAAQPSQSSQD; via the coding sequence TGGTGAAGACCGACCGCAGGGACGCGCTGAAGCCGATCTGGACCGGCATCGGTGTCGCGGTGGCGCTCGCGCTGGGCTTCGGCTGCGCGCTCGAATTCGGCTCCCAGGAGCTGACGTTCGAGGCGCAGGAGGCGCTCGGCGGCTCGCTGTCGATCCTCGCGGTGTGCCTGGTGACGTGGATGGTGTTCTGGATGCGGCGCACCGCCCGGCATCTGAAGGCCGACCTGCACGGCAAGCTCGACGCGGCCCTCCAGATGGGCACGGGCGCGCTGGTCGCTACCGCCTTCCTGGCGGTGGGCCGTGAGGGCCTGGAGACGGCCCTTTTCGTGTGGGCGTCGGTGCGCGCGGCCGGCGACGGGACGCCGCGCCCGCTGGTCGGCGTGGCCCTGGGCATCGCCACCGCGATCGTGCTCGGCTGGCTGTTCTACCGGGGCGCGCTGCGGATCAACCTCGCCAAGTTCTTCACCTGGACCGGCGCCATGCTGGTCGTCGTGGCGGCGGGCGTCCTGGCGTACGGCTTCCACGACCTCCAGGAGGCGGACTGGCTGCCCGGCCTGAACAGCAAGGCCTTCGACATCAGCGGCACGATCCCGCCGGACAGCTGGTACGGCACTCTCCTGAAGGGCATCTTCAACTTCCAGCCGGACCCCACCGTCCTCCAGGTCACGGTGTGGCTGCTGTACTTGATCCCGACGCTCGCGTTGTTCTTCGCCCCGGTAGGGTTCGCCTCCGGGAAGGGGAAGGTAGCCGATGAGCAGGGATCGCGGCCTTCGAAGGCAGCTCAGCCTTCGCAGTCTTCGCAGGATTGA
- a CDS encoding bifunctional DNA primase/polymerase, with protein MSAEFGGRSGRQGKLSQWLRGRRPKEAVGDDGREALLLAAAEAGLPLAPAAYPAAGYGCSCDRVGCPTPARHPVSFAWQTQSTTDRAQIERWARHQPQANFITATGMVHDVLDVPREAGQEAMERLLASGIEVGPVAESDDGRLLFFTLTRGTPEDEDEWWPCELDCHPETMDEHPGLRWHCRGSYVLVPPARLPGDHGHTVHWLRGPEHPLPDPLSLLEVLTDACARYVGEDSGHVTGAAWPLRH; from the coding sequence ATGAGCGCGGAGTTCGGCGGTCGTTCCGGCCGGCAGGGCAAACTCTCCCAGTGGCTGCGGGGACGCCGCCCGAAGGAGGCCGTCGGCGACGACGGCCGTGAGGCCCTGCTGCTCGCCGCCGCCGAGGCGGGCCTGCCGCTCGCTCCCGCCGCGTACCCGGCCGCCGGCTACGGCTGTTCCTGCGACCGCGTCGGCTGTCCCACCCCGGCCCGGCACCCGGTCTCCTTCGCCTGGCAGACGCAGTCCACCACCGACCGCGCACAGATCGAGCGCTGGGCCAGGCACCAGCCGCAGGCCAACTTCATCACCGCGACCGGCATGGTCCACGACGTCCTGGACGTCCCCCGGGAGGCGGGCCAGGAGGCCATGGAGCGGCTCCTGGCCTCCGGCATCGAGGTCGGCCCGGTCGCCGAGAGCGACGACGGACGCCTGCTGTTCTTCACCCTCACCCGCGGCACCCCCGAGGACGAGGACGAGTGGTGGCCCTGCGAGCTGGACTGCCACCCCGAGACGATGGACGAGCACCCCGGCCTGCGCTGGCACTGCCGCGGCTCGTACGTCCTGGTGCCGCCCGCCCGGCTCCCCGGCGACCACGGCCACACCGTGCACTGGCTGCGCGGCCCGGAGCATCCGCTCCCCGACCCGCTGAGTCTGCTGGAAGTCCTCACCGACGCCTGCGCCCGCTACGTCGGTGAGGACTCCGGCCATGTGACCGGGGCCGCCTGGCCCCTGCGTCACTGA
- a CDS encoding TetR/AcrR family transcriptional regulator, with protein MAKNPAPDSTRRSEKSRRAIYDAALELVAEVGYPKTTIEGIAARAGVGKQTIYRWWSSKADVLLEAFLDLSEQASREAGAEEPYVIPDTGDLAADLKTVLRLTVDQLKDPRYEAPSRALAAEGVVDEKLGRIFMAKLLEPSLQLYVDRVRAAQDAGQVRPDVDPRIALELWVSPLAQRWLQYTGPISYEYTDTLVDYALHGIAPR; from the coding sequence ATGGCCAAGAACCCCGCCCCCGACTCCACCCGTCGCAGCGAGAAGTCCCGTCGCGCCATCTACGACGCCGCGCTCGAACTGGTCGCGGAGGTCGGCTACCCCAAGACCACCATCGAGGGCATCGCCGCCCGCGCCGGCGTCGGCAAGCAGACGATCTACCGGTGGTGGTCGTCGAAGGCGGACGTCCTGCTGGAGGCATTCCTCGATCTGAGCGAGCAGGCGTCGCGGGAGGCGGGCGCGGAGGAGCCGTACGTCATTCCGGACACCGGCGACCTCGCCGCCGACCTCAAGACCGTGCTGCGGCTCACCGTCGACCAGCTCAAGGACCCCCGGTACGAGGCGCCGTCCCGCGCCCTGGCCGCCGAAGGCGTGGTCGACGAGAAGCTCGGCCGGATCTTCATGGCCAAGCTCCTCGAACCGTCGCTCCAGCTGTACGTCGACCGGGTGCGGGCCGCGCAGGACGCCGGGCAGGTGCGCCCGGACGTCGACCCGCGCATCGCCCTCGAACTCTGGGTCTCCCCCCTCGCCCAGCGCTGGCTCCAGTACACGGGCCCGATCTCGTACGAGTACACGGACACCCTCGTCGACTACGCCCTGCACGGCATCGCGCCCCGATAA